One region of Archocentrus centrarchus isolate MPI-CPG fArcCen1 chromosome 6, fArcCen1, whole genome shotgun sequence genomic DNA includes:
- the LOC115782025 gene encoding stress response protein nst1-like: MEKNKKLEQRKEELEKICAEKICAEKICAEKMCAGIEGLMSKNAELEELYKDAQYKISELHEEKRQKEKLHKDMQHRLQEVQRQSQDMQEAQKIQENKSKHLAERLAEKHEKIEALEITCKKLEEQKAESVRDLHSVVLQHKELYERCLKKKKLFKFLRKNSAASSAQAQLASPATTFEPSPRP, from the coding sequence atggagaaaaacaaaaaactggagcAACGCAAGGAAGAGTTGGAGAAAATCTGTGCCGAGAAAATCTGTGCTGAGAAAATCTGTGCTGAGAAAATGTGTGCGGGCATCGAAGGTCTGATGAGCAAAAATGCAGAACTGGAAGAGCTCTATAAGGATGCCCAGTACAAAATCAGTGAACTGCATGAGGAGAAGCGACAAAAGGAGAAATTGCACAAAGATATGCAGCACAGGCTTCAAGAAGTGCAGAGGCAAAGTCAGGACATGCAGGAAGCCcagaaaatacaggaaaataaaTCTAAGCACCTGGCAGAAAGGCTGGCAGAAAAGCACGAAAAAATCGAAGCGCTCGAGATAACATGCAAGAAACTAGAAGAGCAGAAGGCTGAAAGTGTCCGTGATCTGCACAGCGTCGTCCTGCAGCACAAAGAGCTGTACGAGCGCtgcctgaagaagaaaaaactcttCAAGTTTCTCCGGAAGAactctgctgcttcttcagctCAAGCACAGCTCGCCTCGCCTGCCACCACCTTTGAGCCATCTCCTCGACCTTGA